The DNA segment AGGACTGCTGGTGGTGCGTCTGCTTACGGTTCTCATGTCATGCAGTATGGAGATGTAGGACTTAACAAGGATAAGCTCGACCTTTACATGGGAACAAACCCTGCCAATGACAACTTCACCTTTGTGGATGCTAATTCACTGACTCCACCTTCAGGAGTTACTAACCAGCGTGATGCAGATCTTGTCCATTTCTGGGATAAGGTTCCTTTTTCCCAATCTTCTTTACATAATTTAGATGATGCTGAAGTGATTAGTACAATtattttacatgttataattttttCGTGCAGTACCGAAAGGCACCAGAAGGTTCCACAAGGAAAACAGAAGCTCAGAAGCAAGTCCTTGAAGCCATGTCTCACAGACTTCATGTTGACAATAGTGTGAAACTCGTCGGCAAACTCTTGTTTGGCATCTCAGAAGGTTCTGAAGTGCTAAACAAAGTAAGGCCTGCTGGACAACCACTGGCCGATGACTGGACTTGCCTTAAAAACAtggtaaataaaataaatacatcCATTTTTACTTGTCATTCTTATCATCAATTATGTACATCATTGCAAAGATAGTCAGAGGATATGAGGTCAGTATTGAAAAACGTATAGACATGGTCATGACATTACTACGTCAATATAAGATAGAAAAGTCAGTTTGTGGAGCCCAACACTGTATTATTAACCAGGATACTGAGAAAATCAGACACTTGCTTCTCTACTGATTGATGGATGTTAATATAGATAAGAAAAGATATTTACCTTCATATTGTATGTGTAGGTGAGAGCTTTTGAGAGACACTGTGGGTCGCTGTCACAGTACGGTATCAAGCACATGAGGTCCTTTGCAAACATCTGCAACGCAGGGATCCAAATGAGGCAAATGGAAGAGGCAGCTTCACAGGCTTGTACATCAATCCCATCTGGTCCTTGGAGCTCTCTTCACCGTGGATTCAGTGCTTAAAACCCCTAATCCATCTTTGCATTTGTTTAATACCCAAATATTCCTATTTCGATTCCCCTGTATATCTCATTATCATTTCCCTCTTGATTGTGTAATTACAGATTATCTATTTGCTTTGTACAAAATGCTTGTAGAAACTCAAGTTAATGTAAACAACGGTTTGCTTATTTATATACCTTCTCGCAAATTCTCAAATGGCTTTTGTAGCTGAAAATAGaactgagtaatgagtttccgAACACGGGAGCTTTATTAGAACTTGAGTAATGAGTTTTTACATACACCAAGTGTGTAGAGATAAAGGAAACAGAACAACAGATCATTTGGTGACGGTGAAGCTTGCACGGAAGTTTGATATCATAACAGGGCACTCCCCCTTCTCATCATACTCTGTGAACTCCTCTCCGCTCGACAAATCAATCTCATCAAACTTGGTTCCAGATTCCTGTTTAGGCCacacgaaaagaaaaaaactcaacTCATGAGAGCTGCAAGTAAGTATTAAGCATCAAAGAGTAGACTGTGATTGTTACAACTTACAGCTTCAGCTTTCCAAAATCCACCAAATCCGAAATCAATGGGTTCGTAGCCTCGACAGTCAAACACCATAAGAGGAGCATGCTCTCCAGCCTCAGAATCTTCCTGAGTTAAAGGTCGACCTTTCCCTGGAATCATTGTCACATTCCCTTCCCTTCCACAGAACTTACACTATAACAACTCACGGAGACAAACCATCAAATTTCACGCATAAAGAAAATGTCCTCGAAAGAGTGAAGATCAATGATTACCTTCTGAACGAGATGGCAAGTACCCCTACCTCCAGGAGGAGTAAAAGTCTCATTCAAAGTCACACATGTTTCTTTCTGAGTCACCTCTCCGCATTGTTCACATTTCaactaaaaacacacacacacatgaaAACAATCTCTTAATACTTTTCATGCTAAATATGAAAAAGAGGAGACAAGAAACAAGTAGGCGGTAAACACGACCATACTATTTGATCTCGCTCACTTATTACATAACAAAAAACACTTGTAATTTATTTCCCGACAACAAACCACTGACTGTTCTGTCATATGCTCAATTCCACAAATTTGAAACGCAAGGAGAAATTGAAACGATTTTaagcagttaaaaaaaaatcaaccttTTAAGACCAAAGCTATGCAGAAGAACGGTTAATCATATACACAAGTAAACGAAGCGATGAAACGAATCGAAGACTGTCAAAAAAATGGAGGAAACCTTGAAGAGGTAAGGGAAGTTGGGATCATCGCAGCCACCGGAGGGCTGGAGATTAGTGAGATTCTCGAGATCAGCCGTGATTTTGAGcacatagttcaccatcttaaGAATCTTCTTCTGATCCTGGTGGTTTTGGGTATTGAGAAAGAATGAGAGTGCTTTAAAAGGCCGGTCGGACCAGTAAACCGATCCGGTTATTGAAATATAAGGTCGACGTCTGTTAGTGGACTACAATGATTGGATGTCTGATGTCTCATTTCTCATTGGATTATTAGCCCAACTCGAAAACTCAGGccatttatcattttaaatcttttcaaataacttttttaaaaaatgttttctttttcaaaaaaaaaagagcaaattCAATTTTCTTTCACAATTGTACAAAGAcataatgatttttatttttgacaatATTATCTAACAAATAATAGCTAACTAGACTTGTGAGCACTTATTTACATACTTCACTAAAgttttgaaaataagaaaagtCGACGATCGATCTATTTTGAATTTGGACAGTAAACAGTGTAAATATCTTTGGTGTCGACCTATTTTGAATAAGAAAACTCGATCGACctatttttgtgtttcaaaaaaaaaaaaaaatttggtctCGAAGTCCCTTATCTCACACATGTCTTGTAAGTCGAAATTTAGGCTACAACAACATTTGTTCACTATTATAAACCACACGTtataaatctgttttttttttttctctcagaACAATAACATACAAAAGCTTGCTCCTGTGCTACGTTTTGTTCCTTTCTGACATAATATGTCACCGCaaggaaaaatataaaagaatgtTAAAGCTCGTGCGAATAGTGGGAACGCACCAACACGCAACCTCTTTGGGGAATCCATCAACAACCAAACACGTTGAATTAAAGTCAATCTATTGTCTTGCCATTTGGCTTGACGTCGGTTTCGGAAAGCCACGTACGTAGTGTGCATAGCTTCATGCCCAATCAATCACACTGTATCATCGTCATTACTTGCACATTATTGTCGTCATTATCATTTTACTTTTTCTAACCAATATTGTGGCTGATACTATATCTATTCTATTTCTACGTTAGTCTCCAGCACATAAAATACAGTCCACAGATAAATAATCAGAACGATTAGTATATTCTTGGCCACTCTTTGATTAACCGTTAAACTATCACTTTCGGAAAAGCATCTAGTCATTACTTTGATGTTTTCTTTTCGTATATACGTTAACTAGATATCTAAGTTTtccaacttaaaaaatatatccaaCTTAATTTAATTTGTATGTTTTTTCTAACTTAGAATTTAATTATGTTACTGGGAGTCAAAAGAATTATGATATGTTGAAAATTATATTCTAAGGCTTGAAAATGGTCTAGTCTATTATGTTCTACGGTCAACAGCAAgtggatattttttaaaaaatatttctgcTGAACCTAAGATAAAGTATTTATATGGGAAATTACGTTTTATAGCTATAATACAAAATTCAACTAAGGATATGGAAAAGCAGCTCCTATCCTAGCCACTTTATACTctctttcaacaaaaaaaaatacttcatccgctttttaaaaaatagaaaattctaATTAtcgatatattttttgtaattaaattttttctacaaaatttaactaataaaagtttaataaacacaattataatttttaaagtttacaatTTATCATTAGTTATgcattgaaaatattatatatttacaagattttttcttcaaatacgAATTTTTTCGTAACGGAGTGGGAGACTTTGATGGTAATCTAtgcattttatttgttttatggtCATAGATAGAAATTTAGTAgtataaaaaagaaacaaaaattgaagaatcagttttaatttatgaaaactacaaaataattaatcaatgaagattcttattttgttttgcaTTTTTCCCTTCCCCTCAAACTGAAGTTTTCCAATTTCCATTGATAAAAGTATCTAGATATTCTTATTTGTATTCAGCTAAAGTAAAGTTTAAAGAACAAAACAACAGGTTTTAATTAAGTTTGGTGGTTTTAAAACAACACGTGTCATAAAAACATTGGTTAACATAAAAAGAAAGTCTCACGTGTAACGCCCAAAGCTAAAAGCTTTCTAAAAATCTCTCCACCATTTACCGAACAAAGCGCGCCTCTCCCTTCCTTCCTTCAACCTCTTtgcactctctctctctctagacaAAACTAAACCTATCTTTcttctgtctcgacgaagctcTGTTCTGTTTCTTcgtatttaattttcttttctgattttaaattttttttcgtAGCGACGCAACGGTTAATGTCTTCCCTTTATGGCTTCTCTCATCTGTAGATGATTAGAATACTCTTTCAATGATGAgattcgtcttcttcttcatcgtccTCTACGTGTTAACCGCAAATCCGAAACTAATCGCGTCGTGGGATGAGTCTCCGATTAGATTCTACAATCCTCCCACACCTTCTCCGGCGCCATCGCCGGAGCCTAACCCTGAAGATGAGTCTTCACTTTCGTGCGTCGACGACCTACACGGCGTTGGCTCGTTGGACACCACGTGCAAACTCGTCGCCGATTTGAATCTCACGCGTGACCGTTACATCTCCGGCAAAGGCAACCTCGACGTTCTGCCCGGCGTCAGATTGGTTTGCAACGTCCCGGGATGCTCGTTGACGGTCAACATCTCCGGGAACTTCTCGCTGGCCGAGAACTCGACGGTCATCGCCGGGAGTTTCCGCCTCGCGGCGGAGAACGCCGATTTCGCGGTCGGCTCGGCGGTGGACACCACCGGGTTGGGCGGGGAGCCGCCGTCGGGGGCGAGCGGGACGCCGGAGGGAGTGGAGGGAGCCGGCGGAGGGTACGGTGGGAGAGGGGCTTGCTGCTTGTCCGATACGACGGCGAAGCTTCCCGGGGATGTGTGGGGTGGTGACGTGTACGGTTGGTCATCTCTTGAGAAGCCGGAGGTTTATGGTAGTAGAGGTGGGACCACGAGTAATGAGGTTGACTACGGTGGAGGTGGCGGCGGGATGGTGGCGATGGAGGTGTTAGGGCGTGTGGGGCTAAACGGCAGCGTTTTGGCTGATGGGGACAGTGGTGGAGTCAAAGGTGGTGGTGGGTCCGGCGGCAGCATCTTCGTCATGGCACATAAAATGTAAACTCTTTCCTTTAATCTTTGTTTTATGACTAATGGTTTCTTTCTTTAATGGGAGagagttttgattattttaggCTTTGCATTGGTTTAGtgatgttaagaaaaaaaaagatagagaaagagtTATTACTAGGACTCGTCTGATTCCACATTTGGTGGTTGGTGGTAACTTAATGCAGACAAAGGTTTAAAGTTAGACCTTTTAAATAATGCTGCATTTAGCATCTGTCTTTTTTGAATCcactttggttttgttttctagTGAATAGTGAGAACTTAATATCTAGAAAGCTCCAAATTTTTAATGAGAGTTTTAGTTACATCTATTGTTAGAAACCACTTCCTCTATGTAATGTTATTATGTTATCCCCATTTGATGGGCTGATAGAAATGTTTTGGTTAATGCGACAGGGAAGGAAATGGTCGGATAAGTGCATCTGGAGGCGATGGTTATGCTGGTGGAGGTGGTGGACGAGTATCTGTCCATATATACAGCCGCCACTCTCAGCCGAAAATCTTTATCCATGGTTAGGCTTCAGTTTTGGTCTAATAACCATTCCTTAAATTGACATTATGATGATGATACTCTGCTGGGAATTTTCTTGCCAACTCATCTTGATGGTCCCATCTTTTGTATAATAAGTATTTGTGACAGTtcaattgtatttttttctttttgtaggaGGTAGTAGTTTTGGTTGTCAAGAAAATTCTGGAGCTTCTGGGACACTGTATGATGTTGTTTCAGAGAGCTTAACTATAGACAACCAGAATAAGACAACTTTTACAGACACTCTTCTCTTGGAGTTCCCTTACCATCGCCTTTTCACCAATTTGTATATCCAGAATATGGCCAAAGTTGCTGTTCCCTTGCGTTGGAGCCGTGTCCAGGTTTGTGAACATTACAGAGATTCTTGACTGTTGTTAaagatttttaaagaatatttGTTTTAGGTATGTTGAGGTTTATACTAGTGTTACTGGTGTTACAGGTTCAAGGATCAATAAGTTTGTCAAATGGTGGAGAGTTGAACTTTGGTCTTGCTCGTTATGCTTCTTCAGAATTTGAGTTATTCGCAGAGGAAGTCTTGATGAGCAATTCTGCTATCAAGGTACCCTATTAAACTTGTAAAGACACAtgagtgtttttgtttttatttctcaCTATGTGGATCTCTATGCTATGTGTTAGGTGTTTGGGGCATTGCGTATGACAGTGAAGGTGTTCTTGATGTTGAAGTCAAGAATGTTTATCGATGGTGGTGGTGTGACAATGCTGGGGACTTCAATGCTTGATATTAGTAATTTGTTAGTGCTCAaggtattataattatatttattaatatgttcCTCATAGTATGCAACTTTGATGTCCTATAATTTGCTCTTTACATTTACACAGGAGTCATCAGTGATACAATCCAATGGAAACCTCGGAGTACATGGGCAGGGTCTGTTACATCTAAGAGGCGCTGGAGATACAATTGAAGCACAACGTCTGATTTTGTCTCTGTTTTATAGCATCAAGGTAATAAAGATAACCTGCATCATATTTTTTTGGGCTGTTACATGTAATGTTACTAGGTAAAGAGTGGACGTTTTATGATTTGTGAAGGTTGGAGCTGGAGCGGTCTTGCGTGGTCCTTTGCAGAATACATCAACTGGTGGCCTGTAAGTTCCGAGAAGGTTCGGATGATCCTTCAACAAAAGTCTTTTATCTATaacattttttgttgttgttgtactgAGCCAGTGAAAACTTttatgtttggttttgttttaaagTACTCCAAAGCTTTACTGTCAACGTGAAGATTGTCCTGTTGAGCTACTCCACCCGCCGGAGGATTGCAATGTCAATGCATCACTTCCATTCACTCTTCAGGTGCTTGCTTGTTCACAGAATAAATATGAATATGATGAGTGAATATGCTCTAATAGTTTTCTCTGGTGCAGATCTGCCGAGTTGAGGATATTACTGTTGAAGGTCTCATCAAAGGATCTGTTATACATTTCCATCTGGCAAGAACCGTCGTTGTCCGCTCTTCTGGAACAATAACCGGAGATGGGATGGGTAAGGCACACATACTCATTGAAGACTTGTGTCTTATGTGATATGAACAAGTTTTTTTGAGAGATTTAATTATGAACACAGGCTGCAAAGGTGGAGTGGGGACAGGTAGGTTTCTGAGAAGCGGTATTGGGAGTGGTGGTGGACATGGCGGTAAAGGTGGAAGCGGGTGTTACAATCATACTTGCATTGAAGGTGGTGATTCTTATGGAAATGCAGATCTACCTTGTGAACTTGGCAGTGGAAGTGGAGATGAAGAGTCATCAGATTCAGTTGCTGGTGGTGGAATCATTGGTAAGTCATGTTTTGTCTATAGAGAAGTGATTGGTTCATTTTTGAAATGTATTTtcctaataaattttttatttctaacCAATTTGTGGAGTGATTGGTTCATTTTTGATATGTATCTTCCTAATGATTTTTTGTTATTACCAATTTGTGAAGTGATTGGTTCGCTTGAGCACCCACTTTCAAGCTTGTCACTTGAGGGAACGATAACAACTGATGGTGAGACTCCCAGGAAGACGCTTAAAACCATAAGTAACACAAGTTTAGGACCTGGTGGTGGTTCAGGTGGAACAGTGCTTTTGTTCTTGCGCTCACTTGACATAGCCAAGTCCGCTATTCTCTCTAGTATTGGGGGAAACGGTAGTCTAAAGGGAGGTGGTGGGGGAAGTGGTGGAAGGATTCATTTTCATTGGTCAGACATTCCAACTGGTGATGTTTATCATCACATTGCCAACGTAAAGGGAAGAGTTTATGTAAGGTttgtcataaaaaaaatttcattcttTTGTTATactcaaatttattttcttaatgcaTTCTTGTAACATATTTGTATTATTAATTTACAGAGGAGGGTTGGGTGCAAGTGAAGATAACGTTGGAGAGGCAGGAACTTTGACTGGTAAAGCTTGTCCAGAAGGCCTCTATGGTCTATACTGCGAGGAATGTCCAGTTGGAACTTATAAGAATGTTACTGGATCTGATAAAGCTCTGTGTAGTCTTTGTCCGGCTAGAGATCTTCCCCACCGTGCTGTATACATCACTGTTCGAGGTACTTTTTTGTATGAGAAACTCTTGGCGGTCTATGAGCTTGAATTTACATAAACTTTGATTACTTGTTTTCTTGACAGGTGGTGTTGCGGAAGCCCCTTGTCCATACCAATGCGTTTCTGATAGATATCACATGCCGCATTGTTACACTACACTTGAAGAGTTAATATACACATTTGGTGGACCTTGGTTGTTCGGCATCCTTTTGGTAGTTTTGCTCCTTCTACTAGCACTTGTTTTCAGCGTTGCCCGGATGAAATTCATAAGTGGCGAGGAGGTACACGGAGCTACCACAACTCATCATGGCTCTCAGATTGATCACTCATTCCCATTCCTTGAGTCTTTGAACGAGGTTTGCTTAGTTACTCATTTTTCATGTGAATGGAACATAACAATTGAGGAAATAGTATTTGGTTGCTTAGTTTCCTTTTATagttaatatttatgtttatgtttatttaGGTGATGGAGACAAGTAGGGTGGAGGAATCACAGGGACACATGCATAGGATATATTTCTTAGGTCCTAATACATTTAGTGAACCTTGGCATCTTTCTCATACTCCCCCAGATGAAATAAAGGAGATTGTGTAAGTAACTTATTACATTTTGACTATAGTTTAGTTCATGCCTGAAACTTGTTTATGAAATACATTTTGCTTTGGTCTCCTTACttgatttttttcctttttaggtACGAGGCTGCGTTTAATGGATTTGTTGATGAGATCAATGCTATAGCAGCATACCAGTGGTGGGAGGGTGCGATATACATCATGCTTTCAGTTCTTGTCTATCCGCTTGCGTGGTCGTGGCAGCAATCACGTAGGAGGCTGAAGTTTCAGAAACTCCGTGACTTTGTTCGTTCAGAATATGACCATTCTTGTCTACGCTCATGTCGTTCAAGAGCATTATATGAAGGGTTAAAGGTACATACTCTATCTATTAGAAAGAAAGTTAAATTGCTAATAATAGTTATATGTGAGAATAGGACAAGTTGTACTAGGATCTTAGTCAAGAGATAGATGTAAGCTTATGTTTTCTTCAAGTTGCATACATTTATCATATTACATTGAcctttattaataaatttttgttaaCATTATTCATTGTTTACAAATTGAACTTGTGATGTGAATGTGCAGGTAGCTGCTACCCCTGACTTGATGCTAGCTCATCTAGATTTTTTCCTTGGTGGCGACGAAAAGAGAAACGATCTTCCTCCTCCTGTTCATGAAAGATTCCCAATGCCTTTAGTTTTTGGTGGCGATGGAAGTTACATGGCTTATTACTCACTCCAAAGTGATGATATTCTGACCAGTCTTTTGAGCCAGGTTCGGTCTTTTCTTGTTTGGGTGTTAATGACTGTAATATCGTTACTGAACTTACCTTGTTTTTCTATAGTTGGTCCCACCTACCACTTGGTACCGCTTTGTAGCTGGACTTAACGCTCAGCTGCGCCTTGTTCAGCAAGGGAAATTAAGGTCCACGTTTCGCTCGGTTATGAGATGGATTGAGACTCACGGAAACCCTGCCTTGAAAAGAAACGGTGTACGTGTTGACCTAGCTAGGTTCCAGACCTCTCCTTCCTCGTCTTGCCAGTATGGAATCCTTGTTCAGGCCATTGTAGATGAAGTGCCATCGCCAAGAGATGTTAATGAGACAGAACAGCAGCATCCTTGGTAAGAAAACTTCACTTAGCTTCTCTCTGATGTTTATTTGTTATAAAGCCAAAGATGTAGACTCACTCATTCTTTGAGTTTTGAATATGCAGGGGTGTACAAATTGATAACTCGTCTTTACATTTCACACAATCTCCAACTACCTCAATCAATCACTTCAGGCACCGAGACGGCGGAGAGATCATAGACATTGGTAGCTTACAGTTTCTCAAAGAAGAGAAAGATGTCCTCTCCCTACTCTCATTCTTGATTCATAACACAAAACCTGTTGGCCATCAGGTAAAAAAAAGCCTCCCTCTACTTCAAAACATATTgcattctttttcttcttactAAGTGTTTTTAAATGTGGTGATGACAGGATCTGGTTGGTTTGGTTATCTCGGTGCTACTCTTAGGAGATCTAACTCTAATGTTACTCACGCTGCTCCAACTCTACTCCATATCTATCCTGGACGTTTTTCTCGCTTTGTTTATTTTACCTCTCAGCATCCTTTTCCCGTTCCCTGCTGGAGTC comes from the Brassica rapa cultivar Chiifu-401-42 chromosome A01, CAAS_Brap_v3.01, whole genome shotgun sequence genome and includes:
- the LOC103850279 gene encoding uncharacterized protein LOC103850279, producing MMRFVFFFIVLYVLTANPKLIASWDESPIRFYNPPTPSPAPSPEPNPEDESSLSCVDDLHGVGSLDTTCKLVADLNLTRDRYISGKGNLDVLPGVRLVCNVPGCSLTVNISGNFSLAENSTVIAGSFRLAAENADFAVGSAVDTTGLGGEPPSGASGTPEGVEGAGGGYGGRGACCLSDTTAKLPGDVWGGDVYGWSSLEKPEVYGSRGGTTSNEVDYGGGGGGMVAMEVLGRVGLNGSVLADGDSGGVKGGGGSGGSIFVMAHKMEGNGRISASGGDGYAGGGGGRVSVHIYSRHSQPKIFIHGGSSFGCQENSGASGTLYDVVSESLTIDNQNKTTFTDTLLLEFPYHRLFTNLYIQNMAKVAVPLRWSRVQVQGSISLSNGGELNFGLARYASSEFELFAEEVLMSNSAIKVFGALRMTVKVFLMLKSRMFIDGGGVTMLGTSMLDISNLLVLKESSVIQSNGNLGVHGQGLLHLRGAGDTIEAQRLILSLFYSIKVGAGAVLRGPLQNTSTGGLTPKLYCQREDCPVELLHPPEDCNVNASLPFTLQICRVEDITVEGLIKGSVIHFHLARTVVVRSSGTITGDGMGCKGGVGTGRFLRSGIGSGGGHGGKGGSGCYNHTCIEGGDSYGNADLPCELGSGSGDEESSDSVAGGGIIVIGSLEHPLSSLSLEGTITTDGETPRKTLKTISNTSLGPGGGSGGTVLLFLRSLDIAKSAILSSIGGNGSLKGGGGGSGGRIHFHWSDIPTGDVYHHIANVKGRVYVRGGLGASEDNVGEAGTLTGKACPEGLYGLYCEECPVGTYKNVTGSDKALCSLCPARDLPHRAVYITVRGGVAEAPCPYQCVSDRYHMPHCYTTLEELIYTFGGPWLFGILLVVLLLLLALVFSVARMKFISGEEVHGATTTHHGSQIDHSFPFLESLNEVMETSRVEESQGHMHRIYFLGPNTFSEPWHLSHTPPDEIKEIVYEAAFNGFVDEINAIAAYQWWEGAIYIMLSVLVYPLAWSWQQSRRRLKFQKLRDFVRSEYDHSCLRSCRSRALYEGLKVAATPDLMLAHLDFFLGGDEKRNDLPPPVHERFPMPLVFGGDGSYMAYYSLQSDDILTSLLSQLVPPTTWYRFVAGLNAQLRLVQQGKLRSTFRSVMRWIETHGNPALKRNGVRVDLARFQTSPSSSCQYGILVQAIVDEVPSPRDVNETEQQHPWGVQIDNSSLHFTQSPTTSINHFRHRDGGEIIDIGSLQFLKEEKDVLSLLSFLIHNTKPVGHQDLVGLVISVLLLGDLTLMLLTLLQLYSISILDVFLALFILPLSILFPFPAGVSALFSHGPRRSAGRTRVYALWNITSLVNVVVAFVCGYIHYHGSSAGKKIPYLEPWNISMDENEWWIFPGALFLCKVLQSQLVNWHVANLEIQDYSLYSDDSELFWQS
- the LOC103850268 gene encoding CXXC motif containing zinc binding protein: MVNYVLKITADLENLTNLQPSGGCDDPNFPYLFKLKCEQCGEVTQKETCVTLNETFTPPGGRGTCHLVQKCKFCGREGNVTMIPGKGRPLTQEDSEAGEHAPLMVFDCRGYEPIDFGFGGFWKAEAESGTKFDEIDLSSGEEFTEYDEKGECPVMISNFRASFTVTK